The Halorubrum sp. BV1 sequence TCCGGGGCGTCTCCGTGACGTTCGAGAGCAGGACGACCGCCGCGAGCGTCGAGGAGCCCGGGCGGGGGTCGTCGCCGGCGAGCACGTCGACGGTGTCGGCCTCGTTCTCTAGCCACTCGCGGGCGGACTCGACGCCCTTCCGGGAGATGACCTCCGGCGGCCCGGCGAAGACGATGAGCGCGCGGTCGGCGCTCGATACGTCACAGGGGACGGTGAGCCGAGAGTTGACGGCCCGGCGAACGAGCCCTTTGATCTTGGCCGCGTCCGTCGACTCCGCCTGCGGCTCCTCTGCGTCGTTGAACTTCGAGAGCAGCCCCTCCTTGGGGACCTCGAGGTCGGTCGACGCGTAGCCGATCGAGGAGACGCCGCCGACGTCGAGGGTGCGCATGATGTCGCTGGAGTCCATCGCGTTCTCGCCGACGTCCGATTCGTCGACCTCGCCGGCCGCGAGCAGAGTGACGATCCGGGTCGCGAGCTCCCGGTTCATCTCGGCGTACCCCTGCTCTATCGTCTGACCGCGGGAGCGCCACGCGTCGTTGTCGAACGCGATGAAGTTGTCGACCTTGGTGACGAACGACTGCAGCGAGCGGGCGGCGTTGAGCGCTGGGCGGCCGCCCTCGTACTGGCCGGGAAGCACGCCCAGCCCGTAGATCGGCTCGTCGTACATCTTCTGTAGCTCCTCGATCACGACCGGCGCGGCTCCGCTCCCCGTCCCGCCGCCGAGGCCGGCCGCGACGAGCACCGCGTCGACCTCGTGTATCTCGATGTCGTCGAACACGCGGCGGATCTCGTCGATGTCGGTTTTGGCCACCTCGGCCCCGATCTCGGCGTCGCCGCCGACGCCGTGTCCGCGAGCCTTTTTGTGGGTGTCGCCGATGAGGACTCGGCGGTCGTCGGGGATGTTCTCCGGCTTGGCGAGGTCGGTCCGGGCCGTGTTGATGACGAGGGCGTGCCGACAGAGGTCTCGGCCGGTCTCGACCTCGAACTCGATCATCTGGTCGATGAGCTTGCTGCCGGCGTTGCCGACGCCGATGGTCGCGAGCTTCATCGGTCGGT is a genomic window containing:
- a CDS encoding tubulin/FtsZ family protein, which codes for MKLATIGVGNAGSKLIDQMIEFEVETGRDLCRHALVINTARTDLAKPENIPDDRRVLIGDTHKKARGHGVGGDAEIGAEVAKTDIDEIRRVFDDIEIHEVDAVLVAAGLGGGTGSGAAPVVIEELQKMYDEPIYGLGVLPGQYEGGRPALNAARSLQSFVTKVDNFIAFDNDAWRSRGQTIEQGYAEMNRELATRIVTLLAAGEVDESDVGENAMDSSDIMRTLDVGGVSSIGYASTDLEVPKEGLLSKFNDAEEPQAESTDAAKIKGLVRRAVNSRLTVPCDVSSADRALIVFAGPPEVISRKGVESAREWLENEADTVDVLAGDDPRPGSSTLAAVVLLSNVTETPRIDEIQNQAVDAQNKIRELDAVRDEEIESLITDDNNDLDPIV